Sequence from the Actinomyces slackii genome:
CTCGGAGGCCCGGGCGGGCCGGCGCCGTCAGGCCGACAGCGTCTGGGGCGGGACCGACACGGGCGCGGCCTGCACCGTGGGCGCCTCGGAGATCACCTTCATGAGCTCGGAGAGCAGTTCCAACTGGTCGCGGCTGAGGCGGTCGACCACATGGCGGCGCACTCCGTCAAGGTGAACCGGAGCCGCATTGCGCAGGAAGGCCAGGCCCTCCTCGGTCAACTCGCAGTTGACACCGCGCTTATCCGAGGAGCAGGAGACACGCACGACGTAGCCCTCCCTCTCCAGGCGCCCCACCGTGTGGGTCAGCCGGGAGCGGGAGTGGGAGACGCGCTCGGCCAGCGTGGACATGCGCATGGAGTGCTTGGGGGCCTCGGAGAGGCGGACGAGGATCTCGTACTCGTGCATGGAGATGCCGCAGCCGGCCTCGAGCTCATGGTTGAGTCGAGCGGTCACCGAGGTTGAGGCCGCCAGGAAGGACCGCCAGGAGTCCATCTCCAGGTCGTCGAGCCGGCGGTGGCGAGAAGCGACCTGCCCGCGGGTCTCAGCAGGCTCAGCGGCCTGCTGGCCGCAGGTCTTGGCGGGCTCGGCAGGCTCCTGGCCACAGGTCTCGGCGGGCTCGGCAGCCTCTTGCCCGCAGGTCTTGGCGGGCTCAGCGGGCTGCTGCCCGCAGGTCTCGGCGGGCTCAGCGGGCTGCTGCCCGCAGGTCTTGGCAGGCTCGGCGGCCTCCTGGCCGCAGGTCTCGGCGGGCTCAGCGGGCTGCTGGCCGCAGGTCTCGGCGGGCTCGACGGCCTCCTGGCCGCAGGTCTCGGCGGGCTCGACGGCCTCCTGGCCGCAGGTCTCGGCGGGCTCAGCCGGCTGCTGCCCGCAGGTCTTGGCAGGCTCGACAACCTCCTGGCCGCAGGTCTCAGCGGGCTCAGCAGCCTGCTGCCCACAGGTCTCGGCGGGCTCGACGGGTTCCTGCCCACAGGTCTTGGCAGGCTCGACAACCTCCTGGCCACACGAGGTCACCACGACCTCATCCTGGCCGCAGGTGGTGGGCTCAGCAGTCCGAATGTCGGTGGTGGACACCGTGTCGGCTCCTCTCGCTCCCGGTAGTCAGGAGGTCGCGTCGGGCTTGATTCATGCATGAACTATCCGTATGCATCATTTATAACATCCAGTAGGTCGATAGTCCTGTTTTTCGTCGAAAACTGCAAGTGCGGTGAACCACGATCATGCCCAAAGATGTGACACGTGGAGCATCACAGATCAGTAACGGTCACATGTTACCCCACAGTGAAGGTCGCTTGGCAATATTCGAGGAGCTCAGATACCCGTGAACTCCACGGGGAGTTGTCCCCGTGTCTCAACGCCGT
This genomic interval carries:
- a CDS encoding MarR family transcriptional regulator — its product is MSTTDIRTAEPTTCGQDEVVVTSCGQEVVEPAKTCGQEPVEPAETCGQQAAEPAETCGQEVVEPAKTCGQQPAEPAETCGQEAVEPAETCGQEAVEPAETCGQQPAEPAETCGQEAAEPAKTCGQQPAEPAETCGQQPAEPAKTCGQEAAEPAETCGQEPAEPAKTCGQQAAEPAETRGQVASRHRRLDDLEMDSWRSFLAASTSVTARLNHELEAGCGISMHEYEILVRLSEAPKHSMRMSTLAERVSHSRSRLTHTVGRLEREGYVVRVSCSSDKRGVNCELTEEGLAFLRNAAPVHLDGVRRHVVDRLSRDQLELLSELMKVISEAPTVQAAPVSVPPQTLSA